A genomic window from Sporosarcina sp. Marseille-Q4063 includes:
- the rpmJ gene encoding 50S ribosomal protein L36 has protein sequence MKVRASVKPICEKCKVIRRRGRVMVICENPKHKQRQG, from the coding sequence ATGAAAGTTAGAGCATCTGTAAAACCGATCTGTGAAAAATGTAAAGTTATTCGCAGACGTGGGCGAGTAATGGTTATCTGTGAAAATCCAAAACATAAACAAAGACAAGGCTAA
- the infA gene encoding translation initiation factor IF-1 translates to MTKDDVIEVEGTVVETLPNAMFKVELENGHTILAHVSGKIRMHFIRILPGDKVTMELSPYDLTRGRITYRFK, encoded by the coding sequence ATGACGAAAGACGATGTAATCGAAGTAGAAGGTACTGTAGTCGAAACGTTGCCAAACGCGATGTTTAAAGTAGAGCTTGAAAACGGCCATACGATTCTTGCGCATGTTTCTGGCAAAATCCGTATGCACTTTATCCGTATCCTGCCTGGCGACAAAGTAACTATGGAACTTTCTCCTTATGATTTGACGCGCGGTCGTATCACGTACCGTTTCAAATAA